A part of Aegilops tauschii subsp. strangulata cultivar AL8/78 chromosome 2, Aet v6.0, whole genome shotgun sequence genomic DNA contains:
- the LOC109737318 gene encoding L-type lectin-domain containing receptor kinase SIT2, with the protein MASVRAMLAASAAPRLLCEQLKPGEASHGTRRLLQSTTVSVLCRDPETMLPPDRAMPFLLLFLFLGLAAPRPAAAADEQFVFDGFTGANLTLDGMATVTPNGLLQLSNATSQLKGHAFFPTPLQFHRAPNSTAMQSFSTAFVIGIIGAYDTLSSHGMAFVVAKSANFTSALPGQFLGLVGSANNGNATNHLFAVEFDTILNSEFNDMSGNHVGVDVNGLNSVDADNAGYYDDGTGAFRNISLVDRKPMQVWVDFDGRTMQVNVTMAPLQVARPKRPLLSATVNLSSVIDGTAYVGFSSSSGILFCRHYVLGWSFKMNGAAPALNISSLPSMPVTFPKPRSKVLEIVLPIASALLVFAVAAAVFVYMRRRRMFGELKEDWEATFGPHRFSYKDLYHATDGFSDERLLGIGGFGRVYRGTLPKSKSAEIAVKKVSHGSRQGMREFVAEVVTIGRLRHRNLVQLLGYCRRKGELLLVYDYMPNGSLDKHLYDDQKKKTAAAALGWGQRFRIIKGVASGLLYLHEDWEQVVVHRDIKASNVLLDADMNGRLGDFGLARLYDHGTDPHTTHVVGTMGYLAPELGHTGKASKASDVFALGAFMLEVACGRKPVVQDARDNHLVLVDWVLDQWRAGTVTGAVDPRLGGDVVEEEASLVLRLGLLCSHPLPGARPTTRQVAQYLDGDLKLPELSPTYQSFNMLALMQDQGFDPYVMSYPMTSITAGTMSQMSDLSGGR; encoded by the exons ATGGCGAGTGTCCGTGCGATGCTTGCGGCGTCCGCTGCGCCTCGTCTCTTGTGCGAGCAGCTCAAGCCTG GAGAGGCCAGCCACGGCACTCGCCGTCTACTTCAATCCACCACTGTGTCGGTACTCTGTAGAGATCCAGAGACCATGCTGCCTCCCGATCGAGCCATGCCGTTCCTTCTCCTGTTCCTCTTCCTCGGCCTCGCCGCCCCccgcccggcggcggcggcggacgagcAGTTCGTCTTCGACGGCTTCACCGGCGCGAACCTCACCCTGGACGGCATGGCCACGGTGACCCCGAACGGGCTGCTCCAGCTGTCCAACGCCACCAGCCAGCTCAAGGGCCACGCCTTCTTCCCGACGCCGCTGCAGTTCCACCGGGCGCCCAACAGCACGGCCATGCAGTCCTTCTCCACGGCCTTCGTCATCGGCATCATCGGCGCCTACGACACGCTCAGCAGCCACGGCATGGCCTTCGTCGTCGCCAAGAGCGCCAACTTCACCTCCGCGCTGCCGGGCCAGTTCCTCGGCCTCGTCGGCTCCGCCAACAACGGCAACGCCACCAACCACCTCTTCGCCGTGGAGTTCGACACCATCCTCAACTCCGAGTTCAACGACATGAGCGGCAACCACGTCGGCGTCGACGTCAACGGCCTCAACTCCGTCGACGCCGACAACGCCGGCTACTACGACGACGGCACCGGCGCCTTCAGGAACATCAGCCTGGTGGACCGCAAGCCCATGCAGGTGTGGGTGGACTTCGACGGCCGGACCATGCAGGTCAACGTCACCATGGCGCCCCTGCAGGTGGCCCGGCCCAAGAGGCCCCTGCTCTCCGCCACCGTCAACCTCTCCTCCGTCATCGACGGCACCGCGTACGTCGGGTTCTCCTCGTCCAGCGGCATCCTCTTCTGCCGCCACTACGTGCTCGGGTGGAGCTTCAAGATGAACGGCGCCGCCCCGGCGCTTAACATCTCGTCGCTGCCGTCGATGCCGGTCACGTTCCCCAAGCCGCGGTCCAAGGTTCTGGAGATCGTGCTCCCGATAGCGTCCGCGCTGCTCGTCTTCGCGGTGGCCGCCGCCGTCTTCGTGTACATGCGGAGGCGGCGCATGTTCGGGGAGCTCAAGGAGGACTGGGAGGCCACCTTCGGGCCGCACAGGTTCTCGTACAAGGACCTCTACCACGCCACCGACGGGTTCAGCGACGAGCGGCTGCTGGGCATCGGCGGGTTCGGGCGGGTGTACCGCGGCACGCTCCCCAAGTCCAAGTCGGCAGAGATCGCGGTGAAGAAGGTGTCGCACGGGTCGAGGCAGGGGATGCGGGAGTTCGTGGCGGAGGTGGTGACCATCGGCCGGCTCCGGCACCGCAACCTGGTGCAGCTGCTGGGCTACTGCCGGCGCAAGGGCGAGCTGCTGCTGGTGTACGACTACATGCCCAACGGCAGCCTGGACAAGCACCTGTACGACGACCAGAAGaagaagacggcggcggcggccctgGGCTGGGGGCAGAGGTTCCGGATCATCAAGGGCGTCGCCTCCGGGCTGCTGTACCTCCACGAGGACTGGGAGCAGGTGGTGGTGCACCGGGACATCAAGGCCAGCAACGTGCTGCTGGACGCCGACATGAACGGCCGGCTGGGCGACTTCGGGCTGGCGCGGCTGTACGACCACGGCACGGACCCGCACACGACGCACGTGGTGGGCACCATGGGGTACCTGGCGCCGGAGCTGGGGCACACGGGGAAGGCCTCCAAGGCGTCCGACGTGTTCGCGCTCGGGGCCTTCATGCTGGAGGTGGCGTGCGGGCGGAAGCCGGTGGTGCAGGACGCGCGCGACAACCACCTGGTGCTGGTGGACTGGGTCCTCGACCAGTGGCGCGCCGGGACGGTCACCGGCGCCGTCGACCCACGCCTGGGCGGCGACGTCGTGGAGGAGGAGGCGAGCCTGGTGCTGAGGCTGGGACTGCTGTGCTCGCACCCGCTGCCCGGCGCGCGGCCGACCACGCGGCAGGTGGCGCAGTACCTGGACGGCGACCTCAAGCTGCCGGAGCTGTCGCCCACGTACCAGAGCTTCAACATGCTGGCGCTCATGCAGGACCAGGGCTTCGACCCCTACGTCATGTCCTACCCGATGACCTCCATCACCGCCGGCACCATGTCCCAGATGTCTGACCTCTCCGGAGGGAGGTGA
- the LOC109737317 gene encoding uncharacterized protein gives MEYRNKMVLAPMVRAGTLPFRLLAAEYGADITYGEEIIDHKFVNCQRVINESLGTTDFVERGTDSVVFRTCPQERDKVVFQIGTSDAVRALKAAEIVCNDVAAIDINMGCPKAFSVSGGMGSALLSKPELIHDILTTLRRNLNTPVTCKIRLLNTRQDTVELARRIEKCGVPALAVHGRKVKDRPRDPAKWDEIADVVSALSIPVIANGNVFEYEDFKRIKDATGATSVMAARGALWNASIFSAKGKVPWEDFKTEYVRKTILWDNDIKSTKTTLREIIMHYICLEGTEGKGVIKCGSSADVARLYGEEDYYNFVVSNRK, from the exons ATGGAGTACCGCAACAAGATGGTGCTCGCGCCCATGGTCCGCGCG GGTACTCTGCCGTTTAGGCTATTGGCTGCTGAATATGGCGCGGATATTACGTATGGAGAAGAAATAATAGATCATAAGTTTGTGAACTGTCAACGTGTTATAAATG AATCTCTTGGGACAACTGATTTTGTGGAGAGAGGGACTGATAGTGTTGTTTTCCGAACATGCCCGCAAGAAAGGGACAAGGTTGTCTTTCAAATCGGCACGTCAGATGCTGTGAGAGCACTTAAAGCTGCTGAGATTGT GTGTAATGATGTTGCTGCTATAGATATCAACATGGGCTGTCCAAAGGCTTTTTCTGTCAGTGGAGGAATGGGTTCTGCATTACTCTCCAAACCTGAGCTTATACATGAT ATTTTGACTACATTGCGGAGGAACTTGAACACACCAGTGACATGTAAAATCCGTCTACTGAACACACGTCAGGACACTGTGGAGTTGGCACGCCGGATTGAGAAATGTGGTGTTCCAGCTCTGGCTGTCCATGGAAG AAAGGTCAAAGACAGGCCAAGGGATCCGGCTAAGTGGGATGAGATTGCTGATGTTGTATCCGCACTGTCAATTCCAGTTATAGCTAATGGGAATGTATTTGAGTACGAAGATTTTAAGAGAATCAAAGATGCTACAG GTGCCACATCTGTAATGGCTGCTAGAGGTGCCTTGTGGAATGCCTCCATTTTCTCTGCTAAAGGCAAAGTACCTTGGGAGGATTTCAAAACAGAGTATGTGAGAAAG ACTATTTTGTGGGACAACGATATTAAGAGCACAAAGACAACGCTAAGAGAAATCATAATGCACTACATTTGCCTTGAAGGGACTGAAGGGAAAGGTGTGATAAAGTGTGGTTCGTCAGCAGATGTAGC GAGACTTTACGGGGAAGAGGATTACTATAATTTTGTTGTTTCAAATAGGAAATGA